The genome window GCAGGTATTATTGTAGGATCCAAGGAGCTTTTATTTGATATGAAATTCCCTCACCTAAAGGATTTAGGAGGTATTTTAGGACCTTTTGATGCTTGGTTGCTTGTTCGAGGAATTAAGACTTTAGGCATGAGAATGGAAAAGCATTGTAAAAATGCACAAAAAGTTGCCGAATATTTAGAGAACCATCCATTAGTGGATAAAGTATATTATCCAGGACTAGCATCCCATCCTCAATATGAAATTGCTAAAAAACAAATGGATGGGTTTGGTGGAATGATCGCCTTTGAATTAAAAGGTGGAGTAGAAGAAGGAAGAACTCTTATGGATAGTGTAGAAATGATAGGTTTAGCAGTAAGCTTAGGCTGTGTGGATTCATTAATTCAACATCCCGCTTCCATGACTCACTCTCCAGTGCCAAAGGAAGAAAGATTAGCTGCAGGAATTACCGATGGATTAGTTAGATTGTCTGTAGGAATTGAAGATGTAGAAGATATTATTGCTGACTTAGAGCAAGCTTTAAATAAAGTTGGGGAAATGAGTAAATAGCAATATACATTTTATGCGTATTCTGTTAATATATTAAATAATGGGAATGTCATAATATTATGACATTCCCAAATAATAAAAAAAGGGGGAATTAATCATTATGGAACAGAAAAAAAATCCAGTTGCCCTATTGCCTTTATTGGTATTTTTAGCTTTATTCTTGGGGGTAGGAATTTACTACAGTATAATGGGTAAAGATATGGCTTTTTATCAATTGCCTGCACCTATTGCTGCTGTAGCCGGTATTATTGTTGCATTTTTAATCGGTAAGGGGAAATTGGATGACAAGATGAACACCTTTATTAAGGGTGTTGGTGATCAAGATATTATTACCATGGTTATGATTTACCTATTGGCTGGTGGTTTTTCCACTGTGGCAGGAGCTATGGGCGCAGTGGATTCTACTGTAAACTTTGGACTTTCTATTATACCAGCTAGTTTGATTTTACCAGGGATTTTCATCATTGCAGCTTTTATTGCAACGGCAATGGGAACCTCCGTAGGAACTATTGCGGCCGTTGTACCTATTGCTGCAGATATTGCTTCTAAAACATCTCTACCTTTGGCTGTTGCGGTAGGAGCAGTTGTGGGAGGAGCTATGTTTGGAGACAATTTGTCTATGATTTCAGATACTACCATTGCAGCGACTAGAACCCAAGGGGTAGAAATGAGAGACAAGTTCATTATGAACTTTAAAATTGCTGCTCCTGCTGCTATTTTAACTATTGTAGTCATGCTATTTACTGGGGCAAAGGGTGTTGTACCCCAAGGATTGGAATATCAATTCATTAAAATTATTCCTTATTTATCTGTATTAATATTAGCCCTATTGGGTATGAATGTTTTCACCGTATTGATTTTAGGAACAGTCTTAGCTGGAGGAATAGGATTAATAGGCAATAGCTTTACCATAATGGAATTTGCTAACCATATATATGAGGGCTTTGGTTCTATGCAAGAAATCTTTATCCTATCTCTACTAATTGGTGGTTTAGCAGCCCTTATTGAAAGCCAAGGTGGAATTGCTTATCTATTAGATTTAGTAAATCGATTTATTAAGGGGAAAAAGGGTGCAGAACTTGGAATTGGCGCTTTAGTATCCTTAGCAGATATTGCCACTGCAAATAATACTGTAGCGATTGTTATTACAGGACCTATGGCGAAGGACATTGCAGAGGAACATGGAATAGATTTAAGAAGAAGTGCTAGTATGTTAGATATCTTTGCTTGTATATGGCAAGGGATCATTCCCTATGGAGCACAACTATTAATTGCTGGAAGTGTTGCAGGATTATCTCCAGTACAAATTATGCCATCCCTATACTACCCATACTTGCTTGCGATTGTAGCATTCTTAGCTATTGGATTTGGTTTCCCTAAGGGGAGCAAAAAGATGAATGTCGCATAATTTAATTGATTGTAGTACAATAAAATAATTAAAGTAGAGGACAAATAAAAAGCAGACGAAAATTCGTCTGCTTTTTTGGAGGTGACATTTTGTGAATATTGGGGTAATTGCAGGAACGATTTTTGATACTCAATTAGGGGTAGATTTTTTAAAAAATCGGGGTTATGATGCAGAGGCATATCCCATCTCTAATACTCCCCAGGAGCAGTCAATTCTACAGATTTTATATCCTCGAAAATTAGAGAAAATGGTTATACATAGGATTCATGAAATAAAATCCCAAGGGATGAAAAACATATTTGTTTATTGTAATTCCCTAAGTGGGGCGGTGGATATGGATAAACTTTCCTTGGATTTTCAGGTGAATATTATTACTCCTTTGCAAATTTATAGTCAATTGGGTAAAAGTTATAAAAGAATTGGGGTGTTGGCGGCAAACAACCAAAGTACTTTTGCTATAGAAAAGATTATCCAAAAATCAAATTCAGATGCTTATGTCGTGGGAATAGGTTTATTGCTCTTGGTAGATGCTATTGAAAAAAAGATGAACCCTAAAACCATAGTAAAAGAATTTGCACTAGAAAAAGTATTAGATTTTTTTTCCACTATAGGGTGTGAAGGTATCATTTTGGGATGTACTCATTTTCCTTATATTTATAAAGCGCTTAGGGAATTATCTACTCTACCCATCATTGATCCCGCATTAAAAATGCTAGAAAAGATACAAATAGACTAGGGTAGTCTATTTGTATCTTTTCTATTTCACTAGAGCAGAGATAGCTGTTTTGTTTTACTAGAAGATTTTTGTATTATTGAAGCATATTTGTTGCTTTAGATACTAATTTTTTTGCCATTTTTTGAGACCTTTTCATAGGAGTTCTGGATTGTTTGTACATAGAGTAGCCAGCAATAGCACTTACAGTACCAACAATGACAGCATTTCTAATCATAGTTTTCATCTTTTATCTCTCCTTTGTATAATATTTCTATTCTTATTTTATGTATTTACTTAAAAATTAAAGCAGAAAAAATTTAACATTATATTTTTTGCTAGATAGTGCATAATTATGATAGTAAATAAAAGTGAAAATAAAATATTTTGGGGAATATATAACATATAAAATAAATAAGGAGGCAAAACATGTTAAACCAAAGAAAAACCCAAGAGGTATTAGATATACTTGGAGAAACTTATGCAGAAGCAACCATTGCATTACACTATACTACTCCCTTTGAACTTCTGGTAGCGACTATATTGTCGGCTCAATGCACAGATAAAAGAGTAAATATTATTACTGAGAAACTATTTCATCATTATAATCAACCTGAGGATTTTGCGTCTTTAAGTGTGGAAGAATTAGGCGAAATGATTAGAAGTTGTGGCTTCTATCGTAATAAAAGTGAGAATATCATTGCCACGAGTAGGATACTTTTGGAAAAATTTGATGGTAAAGTACCGGATACTCTAGAGGAATTAACTACACTTCCAGGAGTGGGAAGAAAGACTGCCAACGTGGTATTAAGCAATGTATTTGGAAAGGATGCTATTGCTGTGGACACTCATGTATTTAGAGTATCTAATCGTATTGGATTAGCAGAAGCTAAGAATGTAGAGGAAACCGAAAAACAACTAATGAAAAATATTCCTAAAAGCAAATGGTCAAAGGCTCATCATTGGTTGATACATCATGGAAGAAATATTTGTAAAGCCAGAAGACCCCAGTGTGAAATATGTCCGATACAACATCTTTGTGAATATTATTCTA of Irregularibacter muris contains these proteins:
- a CDS encoding Na+/H+ antiporter NhaC family protein; protein product: MEQKKNPVALLPLLVFLALFLGVGIYYSIMGKDMAFYQLPAPIAAVAGIIVAFLIGKGKLDDKMNTFIKGVGDQDIITMVMIYLLAGGFSTVAGAMGAVDSTVNFGLSIIPASLILPGIFIIAAFIATAMGTSVGTIAAVVPIAADIASKTSLPLAVAVGAVVGGAMFGDNLSMISDTTIAATRTQGVEMRDKFIMNFKIAAPAAILTIVVMLFTGAKGVVPQGLEYQFIKIIPYLSVLILALLGMNVFTVLILGTVLAGGIGLIGNSFTIMEFANHIYEGFGSMQEIFILSLLIGGLAALIESQGGIAYLLDLVNRFIKGKKGAELGIGALVSLADIATANNTVAIVITGPMAKDIAEEHGIDLRRSASMLDIFACIWQGIIPYGAQLLIAGSVAGLSPVQIMPSLYYPYLLAIVAFLAIGFGFPKGSKKMNVA
- a CDS encoding aspartate/glutamate racemase family protein, giving the protein MNIGVIAGTIFDTQLGVDFLKNRGYDAEAYPISNTPQEQSILQILYPRKLEKMVIHRIHEIKSQGMKNIFVYCNSLSGAVDMDKLSLDFQVNIITPLQIYSQLGKSYKRIGVLAANNQSTFAIEKIIQKSNSDAYVVGIGLLLLVDAIEKKMNPKTIVKEFALEKVLDFFSTIGCEGIILGCTHFPYIYKALRELSTLPIIDPALKMLEKIQID
- the nth gene encoding endonuclease III — its product is MLNQRKTQEVLDILGETYAEATIALHYTTPFELLVATILSAQCTDKRVNIITEKLFHHYNQPEDFASLSVEELGEMIRSCGFYRNKSENIIATSRILLEKFDGKVPDTLEELTTLPGVGRKTANVVLSNVFGKDAIAVDTHVFRVSNRIGLAEAKNVEETEKQLMKNIPKSKWSKAHHWLIHHGRNICKARRPQCEICPIQHLCEYYSKEVS